The genomic interval AGAAGTTTGCCGCTGGTTGGGAAGGAATTTTCACGCGCCGCACCACGAAGGGCGCGGCGACGGTGAAAGTGGCCGCAACAACGCCGGCTAAAAAGAAGACCGCCTCGCAAAAGCCCAAGACATCAAAGGCGGTGAAGCGCCGCGCACGTTAGCAATTCAGGTCTGATCGAAGGCATTCTATTTACGAATAAACGTCCGCAACCGCCTGGGCGTGAATGCCATGTCGCATTCCTCCCGCGTCCTACCGATTCGCCGTGTCTTGCAGCAGGCCAGCGGGCGCGTAGACGGCACCCCGCCCAGGATTTAGAATCGAATCCTGTAGTCGATGCAATTCGGCTGCAACATGCGGGCGTAGCTCAGTTGGTAGAGCGCTAGCTTCCCAAGCTGGATGTCGACGGTTCGAGTCCGTTCGCCCGCTCTAGACTTACGTCGACTCTCTCCTAGCATTGCAGAGATAACTGCAGAGTTAGGAGAGGGTCGTATGCAAAAGACACGTAAACGGCGCGAGCCGCAGCCCTTCTTTCGCAAAGCCACGAAATCGTGGTACGTCCAGCTTGGCCGCCGTCAGGTTCCCTTGGGACCTGACAAGGACGCCGCGTGGGACGAGTACCACCGGCTGATGACCGAGCGCAAAGACATCGAGGCCACCGCCGACGCTACCGTCTGCGCCGTGCTTGAGGCCTTCCTCGATTGGGTCAAGGACTGGCGCTCCGCAGGAACGTACCGTTGGTATTCCGAGAACCTGAGCAAGTTTGCCCGCCACATCGGCACCAGGCTTAAGCTCCTTGAACTCCGCGAGCGGCACGTCACCGCCTGGATCGACGAGCAATACAAGGGGCTCGCCCCCGATACCATCTACGGCGCCATCCGTGCCGTCCAACGGGCCATGAACTGGGCGGTGAAACGAGGCTACATTCCCAAGAGCCCGCTCAAGGACATCGAAAAGCCACAGCAACGCCCACGCGAGACGGTCATCACGCCTGACCAGTTCCGCGAGATCCTCGCTCGCTGTGCGGACGAGGAAGCCCGCGACCTCTTTACCACCCTGTGGGAAACCGGCTGCCGCGTTCAGGAAATCCGCCACGTCGAGGCAGCGAACTTCAACGAGGCCGATCACTGCTGGAATTTTCCCCGTGAAAAATCCAAGGGTAAGCGAACCCCCCGCACGATTTACCTAACCCCGACGTCCTTGGACATTACCGCCAGGCTTGCCGCGAAGTATCCCACCCGCCCGATCTTTCGGAATAGAGACGGCAAGCCGTGGAAGACCAATGCCATCGTCCTTCGCTTTCAGAGGGCGGCCAAGCCGCTTGCCAAGGCCTGCACGTTCTGTGACGGCACCGCCATTGCCTTTGTCCGCGGCCCGCACGTGCCCCAAAACGAGAAGCTTGGCCGCAAGCGACGATACGCCTGCCAGGATTGCATCACAGCCAGGAAGCTCACCAGGAAAATGCTAGGTGACATCCCCTTGCCGATCCGTGGCCTGGAGGATGCATGCCCGACCAGCTTCCGGCACTCCTTTGCCACGCGTGCGCTGAAGAACCGCGTTGCCGGCATGACCTTGAGCGTTCTGCTCGGCCATACCGACACCAGGATGGTAAGCCGGGTCTACGGCCACCTGGAGCAAGACCCAGGATTCTTACGTGAGGAGCTGCAACGGGCGACGGCTATGAAGGGCCATACCGGATAACGGAGGCCGTCTTACCGCAGCTTGAGATGCCGGAAGCCCGACTGCGGCTTAATCGCAGGAGGAGGCGGCTCAACGGCCGCCTGTTCAAGAAACTTCCGCACACCTTCCTCCAAAATGCGAATCGCACCCCGGCCGCGGCCAAGGCGGTAGGATCGCAGCCGCCCATCGGCGATCGCCGCATATACCGTCCCCTGCGATACGCGAAGCCGTTCAGCGACATTCTTTACCGTGTACATGATGCCACCCGCTCACGGATTGATCCACTTCCACAACCACTTCGACCATGCCCAAAGCTGTCCAGGGTTCCGTTCCACGAAGCCCCCGAGCTTGTACATGCCGAAACATAGCCCTAGGAAAAACAAGTTTGACAGGGACATCGCGTCACTCCCCTTGATCCGACGGCGATTCGTGCTTCGAAATGCCATAGCCGACAAATTCCCATGCACGACGCATCGCGCGCCCGCTCGCGGCGCGACCCGCGACCAGGCCCCGCACCAGCCATTCCCAACCAGCGCCAAGCATCGACGCGCCAAGGTCATATGACCGGGCAATCCAGGTGTACGGCGGCAAATCAAGAACGGTGCTGATCGCTATTACTGCCAACACAGCTCCTACCACCAAGGCAGGATCATTGTCATGCATGATCATCACTCCATATCGATTCCAGGATCGTCCGGCCCGTCCAAGTCGATGTCGTAGTCCTGTTCTCCACCCATCGAAATGTCGTCTTGCTCAAAATCTCGATCATTGATCCGGCGAGCATCGGCAATCTCACCGGGGGTTGGCGTACCGTACAGGCCATACTCAGGTTGCTGCGCGATGTTGGACCCGGTGTAAACCGCGGCCCGAAGCTCATTCAGTCCCTGCCGCCCCATTGCCTTCAAATGTCCTTCGCCGAACTTTTCACTGCCGTCTGAACCCATTGCTAACTCCCTGTACTTAAGACCTATTCACCACGCAGACCGCGGAAACGCTCCGCGATATCTTGCTGTTCGCAAACGGCATCATTCATGTCCCAAGCCCGCTTGCGCATCCATTTCTCCGTTTCCCATGCACTCAAGTGCAAACAAGCCGATGCCACGCATAGATAGAGGGCGAGGGCCGGAGTCAGATGTAGGAGCACCATCCCGGCTATGAACACAAGCATCGGTTCGACATATTTCTTGGCTTTGTCGTCCGACTGCCGCGGAAACGTCGTAAGCACGTTCGGTCTTCCGGAATAGCGAGTGTGGTCGCTCTGCCCGCGCCGCATTCGCAGATAGCCACGAATGGCCTTGGCGATAGCGGCGCCCAAGAACAGGAAATAAAAGCAGACCATCGGAAACGCATCGTTAGGGCTCCACGCCTGGCAATAGCCAGGAATCAGTACTGCCGCCAGGACGGCTTGCGCGCCGATGTACCGTCCCCCGAAATCGCGGCGAATGAATACCTCGATCGACACAGCGATACTGTTGATCAGAAGCGACAGTCCGTTAAACCATCGCGTGCCAACCATTCCACCGCGGCGGTGATCACTTGTGCCACGTTCAACGACGCTCATGTCTCATCGCTCCTATTGACGGAAGGTAACCGGCAGCCAAGTACGCCCGGTTGCACGGAATAACCGGCCACCCTGAAAGACGATTGAATCGATCTGGCCGCGATTGGCACGCCCTCCGCGGCGCAGCGTCGTGAACTCGCGAGGCTGCACCTCGAAATCAACGTACTCACTGACTCCAGCCGTCGTTTGCGTGCGCCTGCCCATGCTCCAGAAGTCGCTGCCGCCCTCGTCCGGTAGCGTCGAACTTGTCCCATTGGTGAGAAACTGCCGCTTTTTGCCAATCAACGCTGCCGCCCATTCATTCGTGACAGGATCACCATTGGCCGTGAAGATTTTCGTATTGAGATTGGCGAAGAGAGAGTTCGCCTGGTATTCGCCCTGATCGCTGCCGCCAAGCGCCGCGTACATGTTGCTGATGTTCTGCGTCAGGTAGACGGTCGCCACGCGCGAGCTTCGGCAAGTGGTCTGGAACTGCATGTCATAGGCTGTGGTGACAAACTGCGCTTCATCAGCCCAAAGAAAAACGGGCCGCTTATTGCGCGCCATGTCCCTCCGTTCGATCGACCTCTGAAACGCAGTCTTCCACAACACTTGTGCGTACTGGCCAACCTCGCCAAATTCCTTGGTTGGAAGCCCAATTACCAAAACTGCTCCTGCCTCAATCGCTTCCGGGGTAATGTTCGTCTCGCCGCAGAAGAGCTGCGCCAGCACTCCTCGCTGGATCACATCGACCATGCTGGTGAAGGTGCTAACGACTACGCTTCTAGTCCGCGACGAAAGTGCTGGATACTCGACAAAGAAATAGTCGGCGACGATTGCAAAATCGTGCGCGCGAGAAGCAGACTTTGGCTGCGCGTCGCCTTCACGCAGACACTGGAAGCAAAAGGACGTTTTCTTCCATTCGTTTGAATCCCGTTGCGCCAGGGAAGTCGGTGCCGATATTACGGCCTGGTACAGCTCCGGAACGGACACTCGTCCTTTCGCCATGACCAGCAAATCGACGACGTTGCGTAGCAATTGACGGTTGGCCCGCCGAAAATAGCCTTCATCGGCTCTTCCGGCCTGCCCCGACTGTCGCTCGGCCACCTCCAGCATCTCGCAGAACAGATGGACAATGTTCTCCGTAAGCCCGGCGCCCGGTCCTCGCCGCTTAAGCTCATAGTCAAGAAAATTGAATCGCAACGGACCGCGTGTTGAAAAGACGTAGAAATCCTTCAATCGCCCCGTGGCACGGCAGTAGTCTTCCCACACCTTGCATTCCTCGGCCTTCGCGGTGAGTACGAGCCCTCCCATCCCTGCAGAGAGGTATGCGCGTGCAAGCGATTTCCCCGGACCTGTGGACTTGCCGCTGCCGGTGGCGCCGAGCACCAGGCACCCCTCCGTCGCATCCGAGAGGCAAAAGTGATCGCTCTTTGAAAAATTGAGCAGCGAGGCGCTCAGGTTCGAGCAATACGATTTTCCGAATGGCCACATCGCAGTGCTCCTCTAGACCTTGGCAGCCTTCGTCTCGGCGCGCAGGGCACGCACAAAACCTTGCAGATCAACCCCGCGTGCTTGAGCGCGTTGCGCTCGTTTGAGTACCTCGCGTACGGTTTCGATGAACGCGTCCAGATCCAACTCATCCGCCTGGACGGTGACCGAACGCGAGCCGGCGAGCACCGCCGTAAGACGCTTGGGTGAAGCGGAGCTGTCGATGTCCTTTGGTCCACTCGCCGGCTTCCGAGCAGCTACGATGTCGGCGCGCGTCAACTCGCCGTTGCGCAATTGTGGAAGTAGCGCCGTGCGTTCCTCTGACGACATCAAGCTAAGCTCGTAGAGTTTGCTGATCCCAAGCTTTCCTGAGTCAGCCAAATCCTGAAACGGTTGTTCGAGCGTCAAAATCGAACGGTGCCGCGTAACGTCCGCATCGCTCGTTTGGACGTAGACAGCAACTTCCGTCGCCGTACAGCTCCTCAGCTCCATCAGACGCTCGAATCCCCGAGCCCGGTCCGTCACTTTGAGCGGAATGTACTGTGCGTCTTCACCGAGTTGCGCCCTTAAGGCTTCTTCTTCTGTGATCGCAGTCTCGTCGACCAGCACCGGTATCACCTCTTCGCCGGCCTTCTGCGCCGCCCAAGCGAGCACATCGCCGGCAATCAATTCGCCTTGCGAATCGATGTAAGGGAGATGCAATAGCCCATTGGCCTTCACACTCTCAATTGCCGCAGTTCCCTCTTCCTTCGGAATGCTTTTGCGAAGTTGATGTGTTCGTTTCAACGTCGCCGGATTGACTTCTTGCAGTTTCATAGCCATGCGGCTCTCCTTTTTTTCCGATCGTCACCTGTGACCGACACCGACCGGCGACACACGCCGCCGGACCACTCAACAACTAGTTGAATTGATCCCGAATCAATCTCTGGACTTCGCGGACCTCGAAATAATTCAGAGCGTCCACCGACCTGCCATAGAGACCCTGGGCCAGATGGCTGGCCCGACTACCCATCGCACTTCGCTCCGACGGCGGAAGCGACAGATAATAGATGGATGGTGCGCCGATGGCTGTGCCCAGAAGTGCGCACAGGAGTTGCATTGGTCGCGTGCCTCGCATGGGCATTTCCCTTCCTATGTTCGAATTCCTCGGGTTTAAAATGGCTCGCGCGGTAGCCTGGTTCCACCGCGCGAGCACCGGAGTTACTACTGCCCCTTGGGAGCGTCGTTGAGGTAGTCCAGGATCAGCTCAACGGCTGCATGCAACAGAAGTTGGAGCGGGGACATTGAAAGCTCCTTTTTTGAAATTGCGGATTACCGGTTAATGCTGCGCCGACATCCGCAAGCGACGCGCATCGATTCGAAAAAACCTGATCGCACAAAAACACTTCGACATTCCCCAGCGGGCACGCTCCCGCTGGGCGCCCACTCGGCCCTAAACTGCAGTAATGGACCCGAGACCGAAGAAAATAATTTGGAGCAAAATCTCGATCACGAATTCGGCCAACAACATCGACATTTCAAACTCTCCTTTTGCCTTGCGGACAACTCATCCATTCAACGACAACCAGTTCACGCGACCATCGCACTTTTCGATGTCTTCTAGCAACCGACGCTAGACATCTCCCGAACCAAATCGATCAAGAGCCACACAACGAAATGGATCCAAAACTCGATCATCCTTCTCTCTTGGGTTATGGGATTAGTTGTTTGTCGATTGAGCGACGTAGCTCATTCGCGTCTCTGGAGCCGCAAGCGACAACGACTATGAGCCTAAATGAATACGCGAAGCGGCGAATCGCGCGTTTCATGAAATGGTGGTGCCTTTACAGATCACCACGAGCGGTGAGGACTACCAGACTTCGTGCAGAAGAATGATTCCGTCCTGGAGAGACGGCTACGGACGCTTCTGTACCGCAAGCGCCGCCCCTTGTCGCTCAATGTCGCGGAACAGTTCCTCGGCGTGATGTGGTCCGCTGGCAATGCCGCAGCGAACATAGTCCCTTTTCAACGCCGCCTTAAGAGTCGCCATGTCCAGATTCGGTGCTTGGATGCCGCATGCGCACGCGTATGCCACAGTTGCTATGGCGCGTTCCGTAAAGAGCATGCTTCCTAGAAACCTCGAGTCCAATTGTTAAAAGAGAAACTGCGGAATCGGACGCCGAATCTCCACCGGCGCGGAGGGCCGTCTCGGTTTCTCCATAGGATGGCAAGCAGCGTAGGCCGGCACTTCTGCAACTACATATTCGTCGTGTCATCCACCGCGCTCGGCCCGACGAGCGTATCAAGCGCTTTGGCCAGCACAGCGTCGTGCTCGTGCGTTTCGCTATATACTCGGCAGATGCGGTAGCTGAATGGCACCTGTCGGAACAGTTCGCTATCGGCCAGCGGTCGTGGTTTGCCCCGGGCGTCGTCGTACAAGTAATTCTGCCCCGCCGCGGGGCCGCGCGTGCCGGGTCGATTGACATGTCGTGCCAGGTCGACACGCAGCGGCATGTCGCGCAACTCTTGCGGTAGTGCCTCGCGCAACGCTTGCTCGAAAAATTCCGGCCGGCTGAAGATGCTCCCCTGTTCGCCGGTCTGTGGGTCGAAGAATACAGTCCGCTCGCAGGCCATCCGCCAATGCAACCGGCGCGCGACCAGGTCGCGCCAGCGATCCCCCAGCGCCCTTTGCCGCGGATCGTTGCTTTCCGACCAACGAGCCACGTCCACCAGCAGCGACCACTCGGTGAACCTTTGGTATTTGTCCAGGTGAGTCAAAGGATCGCCCGGAAAGATGTACGACCCGCTTTCGGCGAACAGATCGGCCAGTGTCAGATCGATCGCCCGCACCGTGCGATGGAAATAAATCGAGCGAAACAGCTCTGCCCGCGCTGCCACGAAGCGCACGAGTGCCGGAACGCCCCGGGCGTAGATCGTCAGCCCCGATTCGCTGAAAAAACTGTAATGCAGCAGCCGATCGAGGTCGAAGGACTTGGTCGAAAAACCGGACATGTAGGCATCGCGGAGCACGAAATCCATGTTGTCGACGGTGTACAGTCCGCAAAACAGACTGCGCAGAAACCGCAGCCAGCGCGGTGCCTCGTCGTTTTCATTGCCGGGACCAGATCGCGGGCGGGTGATCAGGTAGGCCACCTGCGCCGGGTCGAGCTGTTCGTCGTCGCGCAAGCGGCTGTGGGGATTGCGGCGTACCCCGCGAATCAGGTCCCCCAATTCGTTGCAAATGATCCGTCCGCCGATCGTCTCGTGCGTGTGCCCGAAACGGGCCAGAAAGTGGGCATCGAAAAAATGGCCGAACGGCCCGTGCCCGACGTCGTGAAGTAACCCGGCCAATCGCATCAGCGACTCGACGTATCCACGGCTCGGCACTTCGGGGCAGACTTCGGCCAGGCTTTCAAATAGGGCAGCCACGGCACGGCTAGCTACATGCATCACGCCTACGACATGCTGGAAACGAGTGTGTTCCGCGGCGGGAAAAACCCACCACGCCGTTTGCAGTTGATGTATTTGACGCAGTCTCTGCAGCCAGGGATGGTCGATGAACTGCCGCTCTGCCACCTCGCCGGCTATCGCCCCTTGCGTAAATGGTATGTAGCCATGTAAGGGATCGTGGGTCAGTCCTTCGTTTTTATAATCGCGCATAGCGCGGATTATGTAGCAGCATGTTTCCGCCGTCTATCGGCCCGTGATGTGCATTCAGCGAACACACGCCATATAGCGAGGCTTTTTCGTGGCGCAGCGAAATCGATTAGAGAATAGTCAAGCGAAGGAGACTTTTATTCCGAGGAAGTGACGTAAGGTGTCTCCGGGCTTCAGGCGGGGTCAAAGCGCGGCCGTTCGGCCGTCAGCTAACGGAGTGAGCACTTTTTCGAGGCACCTCTCGGCCTTTCTCAGTTTTTCTAAACTGCGCAGCCCATGTGCTGGCATGAAAATTGCCTAAACGGTAAAATCCGGAACCTTTGACTCGATTCCGATGGCGATGATTCGCGGAGTCGGCGTCGGGCCAATTGAGGCGGAAATTCAGCGAGGAGGTGACTGTGCTCATTCGTTCTGCAACGTGGCTATTGGCCGTGGCGAGTTTGATACTGGCTCCCTGGGGAGCCGCCGTGGCCGCGGTGCCAGCCGCCGATACGCTGTATCCCAATTCCACTAAGGCGTATTTCTCTGTCCCCAACGCGCCGCAATTGACGGCCAACTGGGAAAAGACGCAACTCCACCAACTGTTCGAAGACCCGGTGATGAAGCCGTTCACCGAGGATCTGCGCAAGCAGTTGGAGAGCAAGTGGCTGACAAATCATCAGAAGATCGGCCTCTCGATCGATGACCTGCGCGGCATCGCCAGCGGAGAATTGAGCGGCGCCCTTGTCGGTACAGCCGGGGGACGCTCGGCAATGATCGTCCTGGTCGATGTCACGAATAACGAAGTGAAGGCGAAAGAGGCCCTGGAAAAGGCTGACAAAAATCTGCTCAAGGAAAAGGCCAAGAAGAGCCAGAAAACGATCGGTGGCGTCGCGGTCACGATCTACGACCTGCCTGCCAAGGAAGATCGTCAAGAGGCCCGTCGCGTGGCGTATTTCCTCAAAGATGGCTTGTTGGCTGGCGCGGATGGCGTGGATGCCCTCACGGACCTGATCGCTCGCTTGGGGGGCAAAGACGACAGCAGTCTGTCGACGCTGACCCCTTATCAACACGTCATGAAGCGGTTGGCAACGGCTGCCGGCGAGCTTCACCCTGACGCTCGCTGGTACATCGACCCGCTGGCGGTGGCCGCGGTTCGGGCCGGCGATAACGAGAAGCGACAGAAGAACGTCAACATGTTGCGCAACGAAGGCTTCGGCGCCATTCAAGGCGTCGGCGGCTTCGTGAATGTGTCGCACGGCGAGTACGAAGTTCTGCATCGCACCGCGGTCTATGCCCCCAAGCCCTACGAAAAGGCGATGGGCATGCTTGCTTTCCCGAACACCGCGCCGACGAATCCGCCGGACTGGATTTCGCGCGATGTCGTGACCTTCACCACCCTGAATTGGGAAATCAAAACCGCATTCGAGAAGTTCAGCACGCTCTTTGACGAGCTATTCGGCGAGGGATCCGAAGGAACCTTCGACGACACGATCGACAGCGTTCGCGACGATCCGAACGGCCCAGGCATCGACATCCGCAAGGACTTGGTCGGCCATTTGGGGAATCGGGCGGTCGTCGTCACCGATTACAAACTGCCGATTACCCCCAGCAGCGAGCGTTTTGTCTTTGCTGTCGAAACGACGAATGAAGCAGCGCTGGCCGCGGCCGTGCAAAAGTCGCTCGAGACGGATCAGAATGTCATCAAGCGAGTCTTCAAGAACTACGTAATCTGGGAGATGAAGGCCGAGGACGATGCCGTCGCGGCCGTCGTGGTCGAACGACCTGACGAGATCTCGGCCAACGCCCCCGCGGCGCTCGGAGTCGTAGTTTCGGATGCGACTGACGAGAAAGGCAAGGTCAAAGACGAGAAACCCACCGGCGAGCGGTTGCGCGCCAAGCTCGGCGAAGAGGGGGAAGAGTCGGTTCAGCTTCCCAATGCGGCTGTCGCCGTGGCGCGTGGGCACTTGTTTGTCGCGTCACACGTCGATTTCCTGGAGAAAGTGCTCGGCGGTACGGACGCGAGCGATCGGCTGGAAAACGACGGCGAATACAAGCGCGTCAACGACGAGTTGAAGAAGCTCGGCGCCACGGAAGTGTGCGTGCGCAACTTCACCCGCGCTGATGAGCAGTTCCGCATCACTTACGACTTGTTCAAAGCCGGCAAGCTGCCCGAGTCTGAGACGATTCTGGCGCAGATCATCCGTTCGGCTCAGGAAGAGCAGGCCGACGGGGCCGTGCGCAAGGCCGAGCTCGATGGCAGCAAGCTCCCCGACTATCAGGTGGCCCGACGTTACCTGGGCACCGGCGGAACGTACGCCTCGACCGAGGAAGATGGTTGGATCGTCGTCGGATTCCTGTTCCGCAAGGACAATCCGTAGCTCGACGTCCGGCAGGATTTGTAGCCACGAAATTGCTTGCGAATTCTGTGCTTGCCAAATCCTGACAGTTATCTTTCGCTCGCGCTGAAGACAGTGCGAAATGCCACCACTGGCTTGCTTGTAAGGAGTTACGAGGGCCAAGGGTTCATCCAGGTTTTAGGTGGCACTTTGTCGCTATGCCTATCGGCATATTGTGATGGGGGATCGTCACTCGGTAGCATCCGAAGTGGCTGCATTGGCCTCTATCCCCGTAGCGGCCCTCCCCCACGAGTTGCAGCCATAGCCGCCAGGCGTCCCTAACCGCCTTGGCGGCTTTCTTTTTGCGCCGCGGGGCTTCTTGCGCCGCTCGATTCTGAGGTCCCGCGCACTTCAGATACTTGCAAGCATTCTCAGTAATTTTTGCCCTATGGCTGGCTGCTAACAGCCCGCCGCGCGAACTGCGAAAGACACCCGCGCGCAAAAAAAGCCGCGCGACCAGGTTTGATCCCAGTCGCACGGCTTTTCATCTTCAAAAGCTTCACCCGCAGCCTTAGAACTTCGGCAAATCGGCCTTCGCCTGCGGTGGCAACTCCGCCTCGGCGTTGCCGTCAGGCTTGTCGGCATCGTTGCCATTGCCTGAGAACTGACCGAGCAGCTTGCTGGTCAGCACATCCTGCGGTGCCAGGGCCTTGGCCTTTTCCAACTGCTTCATGGCATCCTGCGGATAGCCGAGGTAACCATAGTGGTAACCAACCAAGAAGCGGAGCGCCGGCGAGTCAGGCTGATCTTTGACGGCCTTCTCAAGCACTCGTAGCTGCTTGGTGTATTCACCCACCTTGGGATACAGCTCGGTGTAGTTCTTCACGACCACACCCCACTGATCCTGGGGCAACATGGCCAGTCCCTGTTGCACGGCGCCTGCCGCTTCGTCGAATTTGCCAGTGGCAAACAGAGCCTGAGCGAACATTAGCACCAGCGTGCCATTCGATGGATCGTCGAGCAGCGCGTGGCGCCAATCGCGCACCGCGTTGTCATAGCTACCGGCCTTGAAATCGGTTTCGCCCGCCGCGGCGAACTCGCCGATCTGTCCTTGTGCGGCCTGATCGGGGGCTGCTTGCTGGCCGGCATCAGCTAATTCGTCCGTACCGTAGGCGTTGTAGGCGTAGTAGGGATAGCCGGAGCCATACCCGTAGCCGTACCCTCCGCCCCCGTAGCCGTACCCACCATAGAGGCCGTACATCCCTAGGAACGGATAGCCAAAGAACGGGTAGCCATAGCCGTACCAGTACGGCCAACCCCAATTGCGACCGTACCACCAATTGTTGTATCCAAAGCCCCCCCACCACGGCCAAAACCCGCCGAAGAAGAACGGCGAGAAAAAGCCATTATTCCGGTTCCAGTTATTGTGGTTCCAATTGTTATGGTTCCAATTGCCGTTGTGGTTTCCGTTGTGCAAATGGTTCGCAAGGTTGCCGTTATGGACGTTGCCGTTGTGGAGATTGTTTGTCCCACGAAAGCCCGAGTTGTGCGCACCGTGATTGGAGAGGAACTGCGACTGGTGAGCGCCTTG from Pirellulales bacterium carries:
- a CDS encoding site-specific integrase, which translates into the protein MQKTRKRREPQPFFRKATKSWYVQLGRRQVPLGPDKDAAWDEYHRLMTERKDIEATADATVCAVLEAFLDWVKDWRSAGTYRWYSENLSKFARHIGTRLKLLELRERHVTAWIDEQYKGLAPDTIYGAIRAVQRAMNWAVKRGYIPKSPLKDIEKPQQRPRETVITPDQFREILARCADEEARDLFTTLWETGCRVQEIRHVEAANFNEADHCWNFPREKSKGKRTPRTIYLTPTSLDITARLAAKYPTRPIFRNRDGKPWKTNAIVLRFQRAAKPLAKACTFCDGTAIAFVRGPHVPQNEKLGRKRRYACQDCITARKLTRKMLGDIPLPIRGLEDACPTSFRHSFATRALKNRVAGMTLSVLLGHTDTRMVSRVYGHLEQDPGFLREELQRATAMKGHTG
- a CDS encoding HD domain-containing protein, which encodes MRDYKNEGLTHDPLHGYIPFTQGAIAGEVAERQFIDHPWLQRLRQIHQLQTAWWVFPAAEHTRFQHVVGVMHVASRAVAALFESLAEVCPEVPSRGYVESLMRLAGLLHDVGHGPFGHFFDAHFLARFGHTHETIGGRIICNELGDLIRGVRRNPHSRLRDDEQLDPAQVAYLITRPRSGPGNENDEAPRWLRFLRSLFCGLYTVDNMDFVLRDAYMSGFSTKSFDLDRLLHYSFFSESGLTIYARGVPALVRFVAARAELFRSIYFHRTVRAIDLTLADLFAESGSYIFPGDPLTHLDKYQRFTEWSLLVDVARWSESNDPRQRALGDRWRDLVARRLHWRMACERTVFFDPQTGEQGSIFSRPEFFEQALREALPQELRDMPLRVDLARHVNRPGTRGPAAGQNYLYDDARGKPRPLADSELFRQVPFSYRICRVYSETHEHDAVLAKALDTLVGPSAVDDTTNM
- a CDS encoding TraM recognition domain-containing protein yields the protein MWPFGKSYCSNLSASLLNFSKSDHFCLSDATEGCLVLGATGSGKSTGPGKSLARAYLSAGMGGLVLTAKAEECKVWEDYCRATGRLKDFYVFSTRGPLRFNFLDYELKRRGPGAGLTENIVHLFCEMLEVAERQSGQAGRADEGYFRRANRQLLRNVVDLLVMAKGRVSVPELYQAVISAPTSLAQRDSNEWKKTSFCFQCLREGDAQPKSASRAHDFAIVADYFFVEYPALSSRTRSVVVSTFTSMVDVIQRGVLAQLFCGETNITPEAIEAGAVLVIGLPTKEFGEVGQYAQVLWKTAFQRSIERRDMARNKRPVFLWADEAQFVTTAYDMQFQTTCRSSRVATVYLTQNISNMYAALGGSDQGEYQANSLFANLNTKIFTANGDPVTNEWAAALIGKKRQFLTNGTSSTLPDEGGSDFWSMGRRTQTTAGVSEYVDFEVQPREFTTLRRGGRANRGQIDSIVFQGGRLFRATGRTWLPVTFRQ
- a CDS encoding tetratricopeptide repeat protein is translated as MRSRHMIWSTALASVALLSVGQIVYAHGGGGGGGGHGGGGGGHGGGFGGGHGGGFGGGHSGFSGGHGGFGGGYGGYGGFGGGHSGFYGGGGINSPGMHSGSSAGHIGGSNLGGMHHGNLGGASGLNGSRGITHSAPSHINQSVLSNSGGHHGTNGNLNSAMGGSRGVGSATHAGNHLTSLSHSAGAAGQGAHQSQFLSNHGAHNSGFRGTNNLHNGNVHNGNLANHLHNGNHNGNWNHNNWNHNNWNRNNGFFSPFFFGGFWPWWGGFGYNNWWYGRNWGWPYWYGYGYPFFGYPFLGMYGLYGGYGYGGGGYGYGYGSGYPYYAYNAYGTDELADAGQQAAPDQAAQGQIGEFAAAGETDFKAGSYDNAVRDWRHALLDDPSNGTLVLMFAQALFATGKFDEAAGAVQQGLAMLPQDQWGVVVKNYTELYPKVGEYTKQLRVLEKAVKDQPDSPALRFLVGYHYGYLGYPQDAMKQLEKAKALAPQDVLTSKLLGQFSGNGNDADKPDGNAEAELPPQAKADLPKF